In one Candidatus Nitronereus thalassa genomic region, the following are encoded:
- a CDS encoding HIT family protein: MDDQTQKNCKICEKAWPLANHFIGALGLTDAYLFEDQFFPGWTVLVLKEHQTELFQLTQGERGQLMEEVSLVGENLTQVYSVRKINSELLGNQVPHIHWHVVPRLIADPAPLKPVWSVSHEPVRLTDKDLAERLRLLRGALRIS; the protein is encoded by the coding sequence ATGGATGACCAAACCCAGAAAAATTGCAAAATATGCGAGAAGGCCTGGCCTCTTGCGAATCATTTCATTGGGGCCCTTGGACTAACCGATGCCTATCTTTTTGAGGATCAATTTTTCCCCGGATGGACGGTATTGGTTCTTAAAGAACACCAGACTGAGTTGTTTCAGTTGACTCAAGGGGAACGAGGGCAATTGATGGAAGAGGTAAGCCTGGTTGGGGAAAATTTAACGCAAGTTTATTCGGTTCGGAAAATCAATTCTGAATTGCTGGGCAATCAGGTCCCGCATATTCACTGGCATGTGGTGCCTCGACTGATAGCCGATCCCGCCCCGTTAAAGCCGGTCTGGAGTGTTTCCCATGAACCCGTCCGGCTTACAGACAAAGACCTTGCTGAACGCCTTCGTCTGCTTCGCGGGGCTCTTAGGATTTCCTGA
- a CDS encoding putative zinc-binding metallopeptidase translates to MEPQILPWVDWSDEQILDLRFCDLGVKLPGSPIAPFIRQLDHELKQRGLEFRPHCWLSDDWFSPDGVPGIAVPFYMAHPRLQRLELNQMLEVEGGTAEWCLRILRHEAGHAIENAYRLRRLRRRQELFGISSQAYPDWYTPKPYSKKYVVHLDMWYAQSHPDEDFAETFAVWLDPESKWKQRYAGWPAFRKLQYVDDLMQSLVGKTPPVANKHRVDPLSSQKKTLRQHYHEKRERYGLDFPDFYERDLRRLFSDHPDYSQHPRADQYLSKIRKEVRKRVTYWTGEYQYTIDQVLKEMIAYCRKHKLRLVGTEEQTKMDFMVLLTVQTMNYLHGGHHRVAL, encoded by the coding sequence ATGGAACCTCAAATTTTACCTTGGGTGGATTGGTCGGATGAGCAAATCCTCGATCTTCGTTTTTGCGACTTAGGGGTCAAACTTCCTGGGAGCCCTATTGCTCCCTTTATTCGCCAATTGGACCATGAGTTGAAGCAGCGTGGATTGGAGTTTCGTCCACATTGCTGGTTGTCCGATGACTGGTTTTCCCCCGATGGCGTTCCCGGGATTGCGGTCCCCTTTTATATGGCCCATCCCCGATTGCAACGCTTGGAACTCAATCAAATGTTGGAAGTCGAAGGCGGAACCGCGGAATGGTGCTTGCGTATTCTTCGACATGAAGCGGGGCATGCCATTGAAAACGCCTATCGACTCCGGCGGCTGCGTCGTCGACAAGAATTATTTGGAATTTCCTCCCAAGCCTATCCTGATTGGTATACGCCCAAACCTTATAGTAAAAAATATGTCGTGCATCTGGACATGTGGTATGCCCAAAGTCATCCAGACGAGGATTTTGCCGAAACCTTTGCCGTATGGTTGGACCCGGAATCGAAATGGAAGCAACGCTATGCGGGGTGGCCTGCCTTCCGCAAACTTCAGTACGTGGATGATTTGATGCAGAGCCTGGTGGGAAAAACCCCTCCCGTAGCGAATAAACATCGGGTTGATCCACTTTCGAGTCAGAAGAAAACACTTCGGCAACATTATCATGAAAAGCGCGAACGATATGGCTTAGACTTTCCGGATTTTTATGAACGAGACTTACGTCGGCTCTTTTCAGATCATCCCGATTATAGCCAACATCCCCGAGCCGACCAATATTTGTCAAAAATTCGGAAAGAGGTTAGGAAGCGAGTCACGTATTGGACGGGGGAATACCAATATACCATTGACCAAGTTCTTAAAGAGATGATTGCCTATTGCCGGAAGCATAAATTGCGATTGGTGGGAACTGAGGAGCAAACAAAAATGGACTTCATGGTGTTGTTGACTGTGCAAACAATGAACTATTTGCACGGTGGTCATCATCGGGTGGCGTTATGA
- a CDS encoding D-alanine--D-alanine ligase family protein yields the protein MKKLRILALMHEDLVPPNDVEGYDLSTVPWKTEFDVVETLKDLGHQVCPVGVWNDLAVIRDAIETFKPHIVFNLLEEFASQRTYDQNVVSYLELLGVPYTGCSPGGLMLARDKGWTKKILSYHRIAVPEFMVVPVGRKVKRPKRLTFPLIVKSMTEEASLGISQASIVEDDEKLQERVDFIHHSNSVGTGALVERYIEGRELYVGVLGNTRLQVLPIWELVLSNLPEDAKKIATARVKWSDKYQKKYQIRSQVADGLSPEFQQKIHNVAKRVYRHLAITGYARIDLRLDQNDHNKVYVLEANPNAQLAYGEDFAESAEHAGLSYSDLLQRIISLGLRKHADRSQR from the coding sequence ATGAAAAAACTTCGCATTCTGGCTCTTATGCATGAGGATTTGGTTCCGCCGAATGATGTGGAAGGGTATGATCTTTCCACGGTGCCTTGGAAAACCGAATTTGATGTGGTGGAGACGTTAAAAGATCTGGGGCATCAAGTGTGTCCCGTGGGCGTATGGAATGATTTAGCAGTGATTCGGGATGCTATTGAAACCTTCAAGCCACACATTGTTTTTAATTTGTTAGAGGAGTTTGCCAGTCAACGAACCTACGATCAAAACGTTGTGTCTTACCTAGAGTTACTCGGTGTCCCTTACACCGGGTGTAGCCCAGGCGGGCTGATGTTGGCCCGGGATAAGGGGTGGACCAAAAAAATCTTGTCGTATCATCGAATTGCCGTGCCAGAGTTTATGGTGGTACCGGTGGGGAGAAAGGTAAAACGACCTAAACGTCTGACGTTTCCGTTGATTGTAAAATCCATGACAGAGGAGGCTTCATTGGGAATCTCCCAGGCTTCAATCGTCGAAGATGATGAAAAATTGCAAGAACGAGTCGATTTCATTCATCACAGCAATTCCGTGGGAACGGGGGCGTTGGTGGAACGGTATATCGAAGGACGGGAGCTTTATGTCGGGGTCCTGGGTAATACCCGGCTTCAAGTTCTCCCGATTTGGGAATTGGTGCTCAGTAATTTACCAGAAGATGCAAAAAAGATTGCGACGGCCAGAGTCAAATGGAGCGATAAGTATCAAAAAAAATATCAAATCCGATCGCAAGTGGCCGATGGCCTCTCTCCTGAGTTTCAACAAAAAATTCACAATGTGGCCAAACGTGTGTATCGTCATTTGGCCATTACCGGGTATGCTCGAATCGATTTACGCCTAGACCAAAACGATCACAATAAGGTGTATGTGTTAGAAGCCAACCCGAATGCCCAATTGGCCTATGGCGAAGATTTTGCCGAATCAGCGGAGCATGCCGGCCTCTCCTACTCCGACTTGCTTCAGCGGATCATTAGCCTTGGTTTGCGGAAACATGCCGACCGAAGTCAACGGTAA
- a CDS encoding DUF2490 domain-containing protein — protein sequence MRTDWEKVRRFVLIAALWLSNTIGGETAWAVPNHDGQVWVPLYNQLTLSERFRGWFEVNPRFGDNMSEIDQLLIRPALGYQLTPNLSLWQGYGWITNYQPNFRDEHRLYQELSYRPTLSGLRIFSRTRLEERFVRSTIGVALRAREMLRVDFPIGSEGIWRLVIYDELFVNLNTISRGPQSGFDQNRVFVGIHRTVNALLSFDFGYQNQSINTSGQHLVDKMNHIILFQWFIDWSQL from the coding sequence ATGAGAACAGATTGGGAAAAAGTTCGACGATTCGTTTTGATTGCGGCTCTCTGGTTGTCAAATACGATAGGGGGAGAAACGGCCTGGGCCGTGCCAAACCATGACGGCCAGGTGTGGGTTCCCCTCTATAATCAACTCACCTTGTCCGAACGTTTCCGAGGCTGGTTCGAGGTTAATCCACGATTCGGAGATAACATGTCCGAGATTGATCAACTACTGATTCGTCCCGCGCTTGGCTATCAACTCACCCCGAATCTTTCCCTCTGGCAAGGTTATGGGTGGATTACGAACTATCAACCCAATTTTCGAGACGAACATCGTCTGTACCAGGAGCTGAGTTATCGACCGACCCTTTCAGGGTTGCGAATTTTCAGTCGAACCCGCCTGGAAGAACGGTTTGTACGAAGTACGATTGGCGTGGCTCTACGAGCGAGAGAAATGCTTCGAGTGGATTTTCCTATCGGAAGCGAAGGAATTTGGAGACTGGTCATCTATGATGAGTTATTTGTCAACCTCAATACTATTAGCCGTGGCCCCCAATCAGGATTCGACCAAAACCGTGTGTTTGTGGGCATTCACCGAACAGTCAATGCCCTCCTCAGTTTCGATTTTGGGTACCAAAACCAATCCATTAATACCAGTGGTCAGCACCTTGTGGACAAGATGAATCACATCATTCTCTTCCAATGGTTTATCGACTGGAGTCAATTGTAG
- a CDS encoding DUF1579 domain-containing protein yields MRFMNLALICFFLVMTTVPGHAGEKHSDMPMDMQKMMEMYQKMATPGEPHTLFASLAGSWTTHMKEWMEPGKPPMESTGSAELKMLLGGRFLYQEITGQMMGQPFSGIGIDAYDNIQQKYVTAWMDTMATGIFMMEGTASPDGKTITLTGHHEAPGGGHMSHRAVWTLVDANTQTFVMYGTHPGSSKMKMMELTYTRKH; encoded by the coding sequence ATGCGATTCATGAATTTGGCACTTATCTGTTTTTTCCTCGTGATGACTACCGTTCCCGGACATGCTGGAGAGAAGCATTCAGACATGCCGATGGATATGCAAAAAATGATGGAGATGTATCAAAAGATGGCGACCCCAGGGGAGCCGCATACATTGTTTGCTAGCCTGGCCGGAAGTTGGACGACCCACATGAAAGAATGGATGGAGCCAGGCAAGCCTCCGATGGAATCCACAGGCAGTGCCGAATTGAAGATGTTGCTGGGCGGACGCTTCCTCTACCAGGAGATCACTGGTCAAATGATGGGCCAACCCTTCTCGGGGATTGGCATCGATGCGTATGACAATATTCAACAAAAATACGTCACTGCGTGGATGGACACGATGGCCACGGGAATTTTTATGATGGAAGGGACGGCAAGCCCAGACGGAAAAACAATTACGCTCACCGGGCACCATGAGGCCCCAGGTGGAGGGCACATGAGCCATCGAGCCGTGTGGACATTGGTAGATGCCAATACACAGACGTTCGTCATGTACGGAACACATCCAGGCAGCAGCAAAATGAAAATGATGGAACTTACCTATACGAGAAAGCATTAA
- a CDS encoding globin domain-containing protein → MYPRTETEHSEPWYRLKTRSLDPMEWQAHLLDQSVSQLAPKGEAFATRFYERLFEEFPNLMPLFHGISMKDQHKKLWSTLTVVAQGFRHREELTHTLLELGAKHKTYGVRPQDYDSVRVTLLKTFQEFLGESWSTEMHLAWSMALYDVSQVMLQGARPTHSHNQG, encoded by the coding sequence ATGTATCCTCGAACCGAAACTGAACATTCAGAGCCTTGGTATAGATTAAAGACTAGGAGTTTGGATCCCATGGAATGGCAGGCACATTTGTTGGATCAAAGTGTAAGCCAACTTGCACCAAAGGGAGAGGCATTTGCCACAAGATTTTACGAAAGGTTATTTGAAGAGTTCCCAAACCTCATGCCTCTTTTCCATGGAATCTCCATGAAGGACCAGCACAAAAAACTCTGGTCGACCTTAACGGTTGTAGCCCAGGGATTTCGTCATCGTGAGGAATTGACACACACCCTTCTGGAACTTGGGGCGAAGCATAAAACCTATGGAGTCCGCCCTCAGGATTACGACTCCGTTCGGGTCACGTTGCTCAAGACATTTCAGGAATTTCTTGGGGAGTCCTGGTCCACGGAAATGCACTTAGCCTGGTCAATGGCTTTGTATGATGTGAGTCAGGTTATGCTCCAAGGAGCCAGGCCAACGCACTCGCACAACCAAGGCTAA
- a CDS encoding response regulator: MKEGHPPILSQTQNQILLLSEDQEFVYALGDDLNGMGLQVTVESGSKFGKEPSKSLPYDGIILDLDVKEESHLHVFHNLYAQNRQIPIVVVGTEKMHFDFLFALIGGARDFLVKPVDSARLKWLCVRLFL, from the coding sequence ATGAAGGAAGGCCACCCTCCCATTTTGAGTCAAACTCAAAATCAAATCCTCCTCCTTTCCGAAGATCAGGAATTTGTCTATGCCTTGGGTGATGACTTGAATGGGATGGGGCTTCAGGTAACGGTAGAGTCTGGGTCGAAATTTGGGAAGGAGCCCTCCAAATCCCTGCCATACGATGGAATCATTTTAGATTTGGACGTGAAAGAGGAGTCCCATCTTCATGTCTTCCATAACCTTTATGCCCAAAACCGTCAGATTCCCATTGTCGTGGTCGGCACAGAGAAAATGCACTTTGATTTTCTTTTTGCCCTCATCGGTGGCGCCAGGGATTTTCTTGTCAAACCCGTGGACTCTGCCCGCCTTAAATGGCTATGCGTCCGGCTCTTTCTTTAA
- a CDS encoding cupredoxin domain-containing protein — protein MSHLIKWGLSFSLFIFFGMANVAEAGNMNNSPVLINMENWAPYYRPYEAAVPSQVPIHWRNPTASPHTVRHDDCANAGPCLFDSGAVPPNESFTITGLKPGRYPYHCELHPIMRGELIVTDSGIEGPVEFAIISLNVKH, from the coding sequence ATGTCACACCTAATTAAATGGGGCTTGAGCTTTTCCCTTTTTATTTTCTTTGGTATGGCCAACGTGGCAGAAGCCGGGAATATGAATAACTCTCCGGTGCTCATCAATATGGAAAATTGGGCTCCCTACTACCGGCCCTATGAAGCAGCTGTTCCATCGCAGGTGCCTATTCACTGGAGGAATCCCACGGCCTCTCCGCACACGGTTCGACATGATGATTGTGCCAATGCAGGGCCGTGCCTCTTTGATTCAGGGGCCGTGCCCCCCAATGAGAGCTTTACCATCACTGGGCTCAAACCAGGGCGCTATCCCTATCATTGTGAATTGCATCCCATCATGCGGGGAGAATTGATCGTCACAGATTCGGGAATCGAGGGTCCCGTGGAGTTTGCCATTATCAGCCTCAACGTCAAGCACTAG
- a CDS encoding response regulator transcription factor, with the protein MNKGARILVVDDEREIRRCLQMSLEEKGYAVLPAETGEKALDLLQQSPADVAIVDLLLPGIDGIELTQKIRERSPLPIIILSAIGDDKKKVEALEQGADDYVTKPFSIEEVVARIRSVLRRAVGSKDLTPTLTFGDLGIDFEQREICLSGKPIKLTPMEFELLKYMAQNAGRVLTRRMLLTAIWGPGHEEDTQSLRVLVRQLRKKIEHTPAQPRFILTDPGVGYRFKSEPA; encoded by the coding sequence ATGAATAAGGGAGCACGGATTTTAGTTGTCGATGACGAGCGGGAAATCCGGCGCTGCTTGCAAATGAGTCTGGAAGAGAAGGGCTATGCCGTTCTCCCCGCCGAAACCGGGGAAAAAGCCTTAGACCTCTTACAACAGAGTCCCGCGGACGTCGCCATTGTCGATTTATTGCTGCCAGGCATCGATGGCATTGAGCTGACCCAAAAGATTAGAGAGCGTTCACCGCTCCCCATTATCATTCTCTCGGCCATCGGAGACGACAAAAAGAAAGTGGAAGCCTTGGAGCAGGGTGCTGACGATTATGTGACCAAGCCCTTTAGCATCGAAGAAGTTGTGGCACGGATTCGTTCGGTCTTGCGCCGGGCCGTGGGGTCAAAGGATCTCACCCCCACCCTGACGTTTGGTGATCTCGGAATCGATTTTGAACAGCGAGAAATCTGTCTCAGCGGAAAACCGATCAAGCTCACACCGATGGAATTCGAACTTCTCAAATATATGGCCCAGAACGCCGGAAGGGTCCTCACGCGACGCATGCTGTTGACTGCGATATGGGGGCCAGGCCACGAGGAGGATACACAAAGCCTACGGGTACTCGTGAGACAATTACGAAAAAAAATAGAACATACTCCGGCCCAACCTCGCTTTATCCTCACTGATCCCGGTGTGGGTTATCGTTTCAAATCTGAACCTGCCTGA
- a CDS encoding ATP-binding protein has translation MPHQNIRLPLFLKPNFGIRASFAGIIALYVITMVGMVVYTLMTFQSQRSDAVVIDLAGRQRMLNTRHMMQILLVSHGGEADYHYTRRILDETLKALTYGGEAVINLGEDETEKLPPAPTQDIRQILEQQHDLIQQFTFKADAFLKLAVTDPPYQDALKELRGLYVDLHNISEDAVKMLSRASRDKVTEMLEGQIVVGVMVGLLGILLTLQVTRVNRERERETLERQKAQEDLRHSEAQVLHALRQSDTLKSALLSSVSHELRTPLTSIKAMVSRALDSSQEESSTTRKEYLNSINQEIDHLTRLVENLLDMSRIEAGTLQPKRDWELFEDLVEGAINSLGKSLRARELLLDLEDDLPPIFIDGVQIQQVLANLLDNAIKYSRAGSAITLQVVRVDDSIEARVSNTGEGITPTEIPKIFERFYRVRSRGDRSIRGTGLGLAICKSIIEAHGGRIWVESVPEHTTRFIFTIPLNFDNQKPGPPGPGAEESSHHE, from the coding sequence ATGCCTCATCAAAATATCAGACTCCCTTTATTTCTAAAGCCAAATTTTGGCATTCGCGCAAGTTTTGCCGGAATCATTGCACTGTATGTGATTACGATGGTGGGAATGGTTGTTTACACCTTGATGACGTTTCAAAGCCAACGGTCGGATGCGGTGGTCATTGATCTCGCCGGTCGCCAGCGGATGCTCAACACCCGGCACATGATGCAAATCCTTCTTGTCTCTCACGGGGGAGAAGCGGATTATCACTATACCCGCAGGATTCTGGACGAAACCCTGAAGGCCTTGACCTATGGGGGAGAAGCCGTCATCAATCTTGGGGAAGATGAAACAGAGAAGTTGCCACCAGCTCCTACTCAAGACATCCGCCAAATCCTGGAACAGCAACACGACCTCATACAACAATTTACGTTCAAAGCTGATGCGTTTCTCAAACTCGCGGTGACTGATCCGCCTTACCAAGATGCTTTGAAGGAACTTCGTGGTCTATATGTGGACCTTCACAATATCAGTGAGGACGCGGTAAAGATGCTCTCTAGGGCGTCTCGGGACAAAGTCACCGAAATGCTCGAAGGACAGATCGTGGTCGGCGTCATGGTTGGCCTTCTTGGGATCTTGCTCACCCTGCAGGTGACACGAGTTAACCGCGAGCGAGAGCGGGAGACGCTCGAACGCCAAAAAGCCCAAGAGGATTTACGACACAGTGAAGCCCAAGTCCTTCACGCATTACGGCAAAGCGATACCCTCAAGTCTGCCTTGTTGTCCTCAGTCTCACATGAACTTCGAACTCCCTTGACGTCCATTAAAGCTATGGTCTCAAGGGCACTCGATTCATCCCAGGAGGAATCCTCCACCACCCGAAAGGAATACTTGAACTCGATCAATCAAGAAATTGATCACCTCACCCGTCTCGTTGAAAATCTTTTAGACATGTCCAGAATTGAAGCCGGAACCCTCCAACCCAAACGCGATTGGGAACTTTTTGAAGACCTGGTTGAAGGAGCCATTAACTCTCTTGGGAAAAGTTTACGCGCACGGGAACTCCTGCTGGATTTGGAAGATGATTTGCCTCCGATCTTCATTGACGGAGTCCAAATTCAACAAGTATTGGCGAACCTTTTAGATAATGCCATTAAATATTCTCGTGCAGGCTCTGCGATTACCCTGCAGGTCGTTCGCGTAGACGATTCAATTGAGGCACGCGTATCCAATACCGGAGAGGGCATCACCCCAACAGAGATCCCCAAAATTTTCGAACGGTTTTATCGCGTTCGTTCCCGAGGAGACCGCAGCATTCGAGGGACTGGCTTAGGATTAGCCATTTGTAAAAGCATTATCGAAGCCCATGGTGGTAGAATCTGGGTAGAATCTGTTCCTGAGCACACCACCAGGTTCATCTTCACGATTCCACTGAATTTTGATAACCAGAAACCGGGACCACCAGGACCAGGAGCAGAAGAAAGTTCTCATCATGAATAA
- a CDS encoding nuclear transport factor 2 family protein has protein sequence MSHTVLIKDTVSEKEEALDAISSVIQRYVQGGRKGKASLMRPAFHDNATIHGYFGASLLAGPITILFDWVDTNPPASDLVAYIVNIDVADTVATARLELHNWLGFRFTDLFTLLKEDGQWIITSKVFHTY, from the coding sequence ATGTCACACACCGTACTTATCAAGGATACAGTTTCTGAAAAAGAAGAGGCACTCGATGCCATCTCATCCGTCATCCAGAGATACGTCCAGGGTGGACGCAAAGGTAAGGCATCGCTGATGAGGCCCGCGTTTCACGACAATGCCACGATTCATGGATATTTTGGTGCCAGTCTCCTCGCCGGCCCCATCACCATATTATTTGATTGGGTGGATACGAATCCGCCTGCCTCGGACTTGGTGGCGTACATCGTGAACATCGATGTTGCGGATACCGTAGCCACCGCACGGCTAGAACTCCACAATTGGCTGGGCTTCCGCTTTACCGATCTGTTCACGCTGTTGAAAGAAGATGGCCAATGGATCATCACCTCCAAAGTGTTTCACACGTATTAA
- a CDS encoding alkene reductase, whose amino-acid sequence MQTAASTPMPLNVIEDILTRPVRLGPYELSNRIVMAPLTRNRAGAGNIPQPLNVEYYAQRATAGLIITEASQVSAQGVGYPNTPGIHTKEQVKGWKKVTEAVHQQHGRIFLQLWHVGRISHPSLQPNGALPVAPSAIKPDGDAYTYQGLQPMVTPRALKTSEIPGIIEQFRDAARNALKAGFDGVEIHGANGYLLDQFLRDGTNHRTDAYGGSVENRARLLMEVTQAVTEVWGADRVGVRISPVHIFNSMYDSQPHLTFGNVAKQLNQFGLAYLHVVGSRYGDGAYPVRSGQPFDEQKLREAFHGMYMANAGYDRSRALAGLNSGDADLIAFGSLFIANPDLPLRLKLNAPLNQPDPSTFYGGTEKGYTDYPFLDSTIATESLSQVA is encoded by the coding sequence ATGCAGACGGCCGCCTCAACACCTATGCCCCTCAACGTAATTGAAGACATCCTCACGAGACCGGTTCGTCTCGGACCTTACGAATTATCCAATCGAATCGTGATGGCACCGCTTACCAGAAATCGAGCTGGCGCAGGCAATATACCCCAACCTCTGAATGTTGAATATTACGCCCAACGTGCGACGGCGGGCCTGATCATCACGGAGGCCTCCCAGGTTTCTGCGCAAGGGGTCGGTTATCCGAACACGCCGGGCATTCATACGAAAGAGCAAGTGAAAGGCTGGAAAAAAGTCACGGAGGCCGTCCATCAACAACACGGGCGCATCTTTCTCCAGCTGTGGCATGTAGGTCGAATCTCTCACCCGTCCCTGCAACCCAACGGAGCACTGCCGGTCGCACCGTCAGCCATCAAGCCAGACGGGGACGCCTACACATACCAGGGCCTTCAGCCAATGGTGACCCCGCGCGCACTCAAGACCTCCGAAATTCCAGGGATCATCGAACAATTTCGCGACGCTGCCCGCAACGCACTCAAAGCCGGATTTGATGGCGTGGAAATTCACGGAGCCAACGGCTACCTCCTTGATCAATTTTTGCGTGATGGCACGAATCATCGTACCGATGCCTATGGTGGATCAGTTGAGAATCGGGCACGTCTCTTGATGGAAGTTACACAAGCGGTGACCGAGGTATGGGGTGCTGATCGTGTGGGCGTGCGAATCTCGCCGGTCCATATCTTTAACAGCATGTATGACTCGCAGCCACACCTCACGTTTGGCAATGTCGCGAAACAATTAAACCAATTCGGGCTCGCATACCTCCATGTGGTGGGAAGTCGGTACGGCGATGGGGCCTATCCCGTTCGTTCCGGGCAACCGTTCGACGAGCAAAAGCTGCGAGAGGCGTTTCACGGAATGTATATGGCAAACGCCGGCTATGATCGAAGCCGAGCCTTGGCCGGGCTTAATTCCGGAGACGCGGATCTCATCGCCTTTGGCTCCCTGTTTATTGCCAATCCGGATTTGCCTTTGCGTTTGAAATTGAACGCGCCGTTGAACCAACCGGATCCCTCAACATTTTATGGTGGGACTGAAAAAGGTTACACGGATTATCCATTCTTGGACTCCACGATAGCCACGGAAAGTTTATCTCAGGTCGCTTAA
- a CDS encoding YHS domain-containing (seleno)protein: MNVKTFLPVVALFVAMVATPVFAQDVAHSTPGIGGYDPVAYFTEGAAKRGSGYHVADYQGVTYAFSSEKHKDIFEANPSKYAPAYGGWCAYGVAVGKKFVADPEVWKIVNGTLYVNLDRNIQAKWNKDIPGHIKTANENWKEIRDKAPADL, translated from the coding sequence ATGAACGTTAAAACCTTTTTACCAGTGGTCGCCTTGTTCGTCGCCATGGTGGCCACCCCGGTGTTCGCCCAAGATGTCGCCCATAGCACACCAGGCATTGGTGGCTATGATCCGGTCGCCTACTTCACCGAAGGCGCGGCCAAACGCGGCAGCGGGTATCATGTCGCAGATTACCAGGGCGTGACCTATGCGTTCTCCAGTGAAAAACACAAAGACATTTTCGAAGCCAACCCGAGCAAGTATGCCCCAGCCTATGGGGGATGGTGCGCCTATGGCGTGGCGGTTGGAAAGAAATTCGTGGCCGACCCAGAAGTCTGGAAGATCGTGAATGGAACACTTTACGTGAATTTGGATCGAAACATTCAAGCCAAATGGAACAAAGATATACCAGGTCACATCAAGACTGCGAATGAAAATTGGAAAGAGATCCGAGACAAAGCCCCAGCGGATCTTTGA
- a CDS encoding ankyrin repeat domain-containing protein encodes MANELHIHEAFKNGDLSALKLALGDPPDFPNCCGPLGIGVVLEYAIYHSPLAFIQTLLELGANPNYEDHAGFPSLIAALSCPERSDRPELLKLLLTFGADIQQRGVNDYTPLHYAAAGNDVPMIEFLLAHGANPDAKTRVDDYATPLEEAQLLGQKEAVARLTPKDERK; translated from the coding sequence ATGGCCAATGAACTCCACATCCACGAAGCGTTTAAAAATGGCGATCTTTCAGCGCTAAAACTGGCGTTAGGTGATCCCCCGGATTTTCCAAACTGTTGCGGACCATTGGGTATCGGTGTGGTGTTGGAATATGCCATTTACCATAGCCCCCTCGCGTTTATACAAACGCTCCTGGAATTGGGCGCGAATCCCAACTATGAAGATCATGCAGGCTTTCCTTCCCTCATCGCGGCGTTGTCTTGCCCCGAGCGATCGGACCGACCAGAACTCCTGAAACTGTTGCTCACCTTCGGCGCCGACATTCAGCAGCGGGGCGTGAACGACTATACGCCCCTGCACTATGCCGCGGCTGGGAACGACGTTCCCATGATTGAGTTTCTCTTAGCGCATGGAGCGAATCCTGATGCCAAAACAAGGGTCGATGATTATGCGACGCCCCTGGAGGAGGCCCAGCTCTTGGGACAGAAAGAAGCTGTCGCACGGTTAACGCCAAAAGATGAACGAAAATGA